AACTTGATCACACGCTTGGGGACATAGTTGGTATCTCGCCCGGCGTAGGTGGTCCCTCCCCCGTACGTCGGAACGACGAGAACGTAGGGGGAATGGACTCGAAACGTCCCGTCGGGATCACGGAGCGGAATGCGCGTTGCGGGGATGTCCAGCTTCGAGACGAAGCGATGCGTGTTCTCGGATGCGCTGGAGAAATACACCAGTGAGTGGGAAGACTGCGGTTGCGAACTCACCGCTCACTCACTTTCTCGTTCTGTTCAAGCAGCGTTCACTGCGAGGGTCTTGATGCGATCCGGACGGAAGCCGGACCAGTGATCGTCACCGGCGACGACGACAGGAGCCTGCAGGTAGCCGAGAGCCATGACGTAATCACGCGCCTCCGGGTCCTGCGAGATGTCGACGACCGAGTACTCGATGCCGGCTTTGTCGAGAGCGCGGTAGGTGGCATTGCACTGAACGCAGGCGGGCTTGGTGTAAACGGTGATGCTCATGGTGTCCCTCTTTCCGTTGTCGCCATCGGGTGCACCGATGGCGACCGATGTGCTCTGCGTACGGCACCGAGAACATCTCCCGCTCAGGGCGACTTCGACCTGCTCGAACCCGCTTTCGCTGGTTCTTCGAGTTGTGGCCTCTCGGTCGGACAAACACTACACCTAGTGTCCGACATCTGACTACAACACGAGATGTTGCGAACAACATGCTTGGTATTCGCTGGTCACGGCGTTGCCGGCGGATGATCGGCGCGTCACCTCGGCGTGTCGCAGGTCACATATCGCGGGTGTCATCGGTCACTACCCGCCGTCGCACCGACAGTGACGTCCCCCTACGGCGACCGCTCCCCTTACACACGAGAACGGCCCCTCGGAACAGATCCGGGGAGCCGTTGTCGTCGTATGCGCGACCGTCAGCGTTGACGCGCCTTGAATCGCGGTTCTTTCTTGTTGATCACGAACACCACCCCATGGCGGCGGACCACCTGCGCACCGGGCTTGTTCTTGAGCGATTTCAGAGAGTTTCTCACTTTCATGAGCCCACTCTACATGAAAACGATTACCGATACCATAAAGGGATCAAGCGCTCACGAGGTCGTTCGAGGCCTTGACCAACTCGGCCACGACGTGTCCGATCTCTCCGGACACCTCGGCGTTCTCGCTCGGGTGAGCCGAGCCGAACTTGTCCATGGTGCCGCCGATGGAGAGTTGGACATCCTCGAGCACCGACCCACCGGCGATGCGAACGGCCTTGCTCGTGTCCTCGTGCGCCCATTTGGCACCGTTGCCACTGGGCGATGCGCTGATCACGACGACCGGCTTGCCGACCATGGCACCCGCACCGTAGGGACGCGAGAGCCAGTCGATGGCGTTCTTCAGCACGGCAGGAATGGTGCCGTTGTATTCGGGCGTGACCAGCAGCAGGGCCGACGCCTTCTCGGCAGCAGCCCGCAGAGCGAGCGCGGCAGCAGGCACGGAACCTTCGACGTCGATATCCTCGTTGTAGAAGGGGACATCTCCGAGTCCGTCGTAGACCACGATCTCGGCACCGGCGGGTGCCACGGTGACAGCGGTCTCGGCAATCTGCTTGTTCACCGATTCGGCGCGCAGGCTTCCGACGAGAACGAGTACGTGAGCGTCTGACATGAGATCTTCCTTCGAAAGTTCGGATGACGTGATCGTCACGTCAATTCATACCATCCAAACGGACCATGGTCCACTTATGTTCCCCGGCAGGGTAGGCTGAACCCCGTGACCGGCCCGATGCTGCCCATTGCGGGTGAGGACTCCGAACGATGCGACGCAGCACGCAACCGTCGGCTGTTGCTCGACGCCGCGGCGGATCTGGTGGCGACCATCGGAGCCGACGCCATCACCATGGACGCGGTGGCGACCAAGGCCGGAGTGGGCAAAGGCACCGTGTTCCGCCGTTTCGGCAACCGCGCTGGGCTGATGCGAGCCCTTCTCGATCACACCGAGCAGAAGTTGCAACGCTCGTTCATGTTCGGCGATCCACCACTCGGTCCAGGTGCCGATCCGATCGACCGACTCGTCGCCTTCGGCCGGGCTCGGCTCGAATTCGTCAACGTTCAGGGCGAGGTGTTGCGCGCTGCCGAGACATCGGCAGACGCGCGTTACTCCGCTCCGGCGCACATGGTCAACTTCACTCACGTCCTCTCGCTGCTCCGCGCAGCCGGTGTGGACGGGGATCTCCCACTGCTGACGCACTGGCTGCTCACACCACTCGAAGCCACTCTGGTACTACACCAGTACCGCGATCTCGGAATGCCGATGGACCGGTTGGCCGACGGCTGGGAAGACTTGGTACGCAGAGCAACTCGCCCTCGGTAGCTCGCCCGACTCAGATGTTCTCGACCGCCACGGCCGCGGTGTGCAACGCCACACCGTAGGAGCGGCCGTGCCCCGCTGCATGGACGGCGAGTGGGTGCAATTGGTGAAGTGGAATCCGCTCTCGCCACCCTGCCCGCAGCGGATGTACCGTCTCGTACCCGTCTACGACGCCATCCAGGAACGGGCACCCGAAGAGCGCCAACATCGCCAGATCGGTCTCACGGTGCCCGCCGTGCGCAGCCGGGTCGATCATCACCACGCCCGCCTCGGTCCAGAACACGTTGCCGCTCCACAGATCTCCGTGAATTCGGCTCGGCGGCTCCGCATCGTCGAAATCGCCGCTCGCAACGCGTCGGCATGCCGATTCGACGGTGGCAGCCTCGGTAGGCGTCACGTTGCCCGCGTCGACGGCGATTCGGAGAAACGGCAGTACCCGTTCGCCTGCGTAGAACTCACCCCACGCTCGGTGCACCGCATTGCTCATGGGCCGAGCCCCGATGAACAATCGGCCGGGGAACGGCGCACCGTCGGAGCCGACCGGCGGTGCCCCGAATCCGGCAGCTCCACCGTTGTGCATTCGCGCCAACACTCGACCGAATCTTCTTGCCGCAGGCAGCGTGGGACGCGCCGCGATCAGGCGCTCGAGTTCGATGTGCGTCGGCCCGTGCCCGAGGACTCGGACAACGGGCGAGCCCGCCTCGCCGAGCCAGTGGAGCCCGGTTGCCTCGGCGGCAAAGAAGTCGGGATGCGCCTGGGGGTTTCGTTTGACGAACGTATCGGAGGGTCCACTCACGAAGATCGACCCTACGCACGGCGTGTGCGCACGGCCGCAGCCCTGCCGACGTCATTAGTATGAGCTGATGGGATTCATCAACTCGGAAGTGCGCACGAGCATCACGCGTGAGCTGGCAGTGCAATCGACCATCGATCCGGTCACGGAGGTTCGCCGGAGGGTGGATTTCCTCAAGGATTACCTGTCGTCGACCCCTGCAACGGGCTTCGTGCTCGGTATCAGTGGCGGACAGGACAGCACACTCACCGGCAAGCTCGCCCAACAAGCCGTGACGGAGCTGCGAGCCGACGGCCACGAGGCCGAGTTCGTCGCCGTTCGACTCCCCTACGGCGTACAGGCCGACGAGGACGATGCGTCGATCGCGCTGCGGTTCATCGACCCCGATCGAACCGTGACGGTCAACATCAAGGCTGCTGCCGACGCGTCGGCGGCCGCCACGGCAGAAGCATTGGGCACCACCGAGGTCCGCGATTTCGTTCGGGGCAACATCAAAGCTCGCCAGCGCATGGTCGCGCAGTACGCCATCGCCGGAGAACTCGGCTACGTCGTGGTCGGTACCGACCACGCTGCCGAGGCCGTCACCGGGTTCTTCACCAAATTCGGTGACGGCGGTGTCGACCTGACTCCGCTCACAGGCCTGAGCAAGCGTCAGGGTGCCGCTCTGCTCCGTGAACTCGGTGCACCGGAGAGCACGTGGCGAAAAGTCCCCACTGCAGACCTCGAGGACGATCGTCCTGCACTGCCGGACGAGGAGGCACTCGGCCTGACGTACGAGCAGATCGACGACTATCTCGAGGGCAAGGACGTGACCGACGACGTCGCCGACAAGCTGGAGAAGATGTTCATGGCGACCCGTCACAAGCGTGCGGTGCCGGTGACGCCGTTCGACGACTGGTGGAGGAGCTCCCACTGAGCCGGGCGATCGGACGCCGAGCCGAACCCGACGATCAGCCGCCCGCGAACGGCGGCAGCACGTCGACCCTGCTGCCGATCGCACGGCCCAGATCGCGCGTGAGATCGTCTCCGACGAGATAGGCCGACACTCGCAGGATCGGGTCCATCGGTGCGCCGTGCCGGGACCGGATCACCTCTCGCAGGTCTGCGAGAGTGGCTCCGACGGGCACGGTGACGTACTCCGAGTCGCACCCCGACGCGTCGACCGCTGCGGCGAAGTACCGCACTTCGACTTCGGTCGAGGTCCCCGTGTCCCCGTTCGACTGCACGTCAACCACCGATCGCTCCCATACTGCGGGTCGGCGGCACGAAACCCTCGGCGTCGATACCGTGTCCGGCCCATTTGTTCCACATCGCGCCACGCCACACGGCGGCCAACTCGTCGTCGGTAGCACCGCCCCGCAGCGCCGCGCGCAGATCGGTCTCGTCGTCGCTGAACAGGCAGGACCGAATGGTTCCTTCGGCGGTCACTCTCGTGCGGTCGCAATCCCCGCAGAACGAGCGCGTCACCGACGCGATGATTCCGACGGTGGCGTCGGTGCCGTCGACGCTCCATTCCTCCGCCGGTGCCGACGGATCGGCGCGCCCCACCTCACGCAGGTCGAACTCGGTGGACAGCTCGTCGAGCAAGGTCTGGGCGTCGATCATGTTCGCGCGAGCCCACTCGTGGTCGGCATCGAGAGGCATCTGCTCGATGAAGCGGAGGGCCACCCCCTCGTCGAGACACCAGCGCAGTAGATCGACCGCGCCGGACAGCGTGTCACGCATCAGAACTGCATTGATCTTCACCGGACCGATGCCCGCTCGCTTCGCCGCTCGGATGCCGGCCAGCACCGAGGGCAGTCGGTCGCGCCGGGTCAGCCGCGCGAAATCTTCGCGGTCGACCGAATCCAGGGACACGTTGACCCGGGTGAGCCCGGCATCGGCCAATGCCGCGGCCCGATGCTCCAGGCCCACAGCGTTGGTGGTCATCGACAGAGGAACACCTGCCGCGGCATCGGAGCACAGTCGCAGAATCTCGTCGAGGTCGCGGCGCATGAGGGGCTCGCCACCGGTGAACCGCACGTCGCGTATACCCAGCAGCCGAACGGACACCGATACCACGCGCGCGATCTCGGCCGGCGTGAGCAGGTTCGCGGCAGGAATGGCCGGAAGCCCTTCCTCCGGCATGCAGTAGGTGCACCGCAACGAGCACTTCTCGGTGATGGAGATACGCAAGTCGCGCGCGACTCGGCCGAAGCGGTCGATCAGATGGGGTACATCCGGCCGATCCGCCACGGAATTCACCTGCTCCGACCGATCGGTCGGAGCAGCACCGCCGAACACCGGAATGCCCAGCGAGGTGACACTGTCCACCGTCACCTCGTACCTCACCTTCGTCGATCTCGATCATGCCTGTCGCAGACGTGTCTACCCAGTATGCCGCAGCCCACACTCGCCGGCGTTGTCGGCGTGCTTAGGATTGGCACCCATGACTGCTGAGCACAAGCGCGCGATCACCGGACCAGCGCAGTGAGCGCCGTATCCGTCGAGGAGCACGCCGCCGCGGTCGAGACTCTTCTCGCGGCGCTGGGCACCAGAACGGCGCAGCGAATCCCCCTGGCCGAGGCCCTGGGACGAGTCTCGTTCGAGGATGTGCGGTCGCCGGTCGACCTACCGCTGTTCCGAAATTCGCAGATGGACGGCTACGCAGTCGATTCTCGTTCCGTCACCACGACCCCGGTGACGCTGGAGGTCTCGACGATCATCGCCGCAGGACCTACGGAACTGGCAGTTCTCGCTGCAGGTAGCGCGGCGAAGATCATGACCGGCGCACCCATTCCCGACGGGGCCGACACCATCGTCCCCGTCGAAGACACCACGATACCGTCGGAAGGTTCGGTGACGATCGAACGAGGCCGCGGCGCAGGCGAATTCGTTCGTGAACAGGGAAGCGACGTACGCGTCGGAACAGTTCTGGTCGAGGCCGGGCGAGTACTCGAACCCCGACACATCTCCGTTCTCGCAGCTGTCGGTTTTGCCGAGGTCGCCGTGCGTTCGCGCCCTCGCGTCGCCGTCGTGACCACCGGTGCGGAACTGGTCGATGCCGGGTCGACTCTCACTCCCGGCCAGATCTACGACTCGAACGGCATCACTCTCGCGGCGCATCTGCGGGCCAGTGGCGCGGAAGTGATTGCGGTTACGCGTAGCTCCGACGACCCGGGGCGATTTCGCGAGGTCCTCGACGAGGCAACACGATCGGCGGAACTGGTCATCACGTCCGGCGGCGTCTCGATGGGCGACTTCGAGGTGGTCAAGGACGTCCTCCGGCCGCTCGGCGGCACCTTCGGGTCGGTCCGCATGCAGCCGGGCGGGCCGCAGGGCATGACCTTGTTCGACGGTATTCCTGTGCTCAGCTTCCCCGGCAACCCCGTCAGCACAGTTGTGTCGTACATCATGTTCGCGCGCAACATAGTTCGGCGAGCAGCCGGTCTTCCACCGGTGCTTGCGAGCACAGCGATCTTGCACGAATCCATCGTGTCACCGCCGGGCCGTCGACAGCTTCTCCGTGGCCGATTGCGTGACGACGGCCGGGTACAGCTCGTGGCAGGCCCGGGCTCCCATCTGGTCGCGGCGCTGGCATGGGCCGACGTTCTGATCGACATCGACTCCGAGACAACCGAACTCGCCGAAGGATCCCACGTGGAGGTATGGCCGCTGTGACCACCGACGCCCCGCACACCCACCTGTCTCATCTCGACGATCAGGGCCGCGCTCGCATGGTCGATGTGGCACACAAGAAGGAGACCTCGCGCACGGCCGTCGCCGCCGGTGAGTTCGTCACCACTGCCGAGGTCATCGCGCTCGTGCGCGCGGACGACATGCCCAAGGCCGATGTACTCGCCACTGCGCGCATCGCGGGCATCTCGGCGGCGAAGCGGACGTCGGAGTTGATCCCGCTGTGCCATCAGCTCGCACTCTCGTCGGTGAAGATCTCGTTCGGTTTCACCGACTCGTCCATCACGGTCGAGGCCACGGCGCGCACCACCGGACGCACCGGGGTGGAGATGGAGGCCCTGACTGCGGTCGCGGTCGCCGGATTGACGCTGCACGACATGGTCAAGGCCGTCGACCCGGGTGCCACGATGAACGGCGTCCGACTGATCACCAAAGACGGTGGCAAGCATGGCTATTGGCAGCGAGACGGGGAACCGGTCACTCCCGCCACCGAGGCCGCCCCGACGCTCGACACGACGCGATCCGCAGTGGTGCTGGTGGCCTCCACCGGCGGCGCGAACGGTACTCGACCGGACACCACCGGCCCCACCATCGCGTCCTGGTTGACCGATCGAGGCTTCACCGTGCGCGGTCCGCTGGTGTACGCCGACGCCGACATAGCAGCGGGCCTGCAGGACGCGTTGCGCGGCGAACCGTCGTTGATCGTCAGCACCGGAGGCACCGGCGTATCCCCCACCGATGCGACTCCCGAGGCAACGGCAGCTCTGCTGGACATCGACATGCCGGGGATCGCCGACGCGATCCGCACCCGCGGAACGTCCGCGACGCCACACGCGGTGCTCAGCCGAGGCGTTTCGGGGCTCATCGGCCGCACGCTGACAGTCAATCTGCCGGGCTCGCCGGGGGGCGTCAAGGACGGTCTCGCGGTTCTCGATCCACTACTCGACCACGTCTTGGCCCAGATCGCCGGAGGAGGACCCCACGATGAGTGAACTCGTCGCACGAATTTCCAGTGAACCGTTGAGCACCGCCGAAGTGGAGGCAGCCGTACAGGATTCACGCCACGGTGCAGTCGTTCTGTTCAGCGGGATAGTTCGCGACCACGATGGTGGCCAGGCAGTGGAAACTCTCGAATACCGCGCCCATCCCGACGCCGAACGTTTCTTGAACCGATGCTGCTCCGAGGTCTCCGCCGAGACCGGCCTCGAGGTCGCTGCGGTACATCGCGTCGGAGACTTGCGCGTCGGAGACCTCGCGCTCGTGGCAGCCGTCGGATCGGCCCATCGCGCGGAAGCGTTCGAGGCCTGCGCGCGATTGGTCGAACGCATCAAGGCCGAGGTTCCGATCTGGAAGCGGCAGGGATTCGAGGGCGGACGCACCGAGTGGGTCGGACTGTAGGAGTTCTACCCGGCGTCCAGGTAGCGGTGGACGAGGAGCATCGACGACGCATCGCAGTGCTCGTTGGGCGCACGCACGCACGCGCGTAGTCGTTTCTCGACGGCCGCTGCATCGAGGTCGGTGCCGATCAGCACCAATGATGTCTGTTCGGCCTCACCGCGCGCCCACGACGTCGCCTCGAACCGAATGTGCCGACCAACGGTGTGCACGACGAACTTCTGCGAATAGCCCGGTACGGCGAAATGCACGACACCTTTGATGCGGTAGAGGTTTCCGGTGGGATTCTCCAGAAACTCGACCATTCGTCGCGGTTCGATGGGTTCGGTGCTGACGAACTCGGTGTGCGAGTACTGGGCATGCAGGTGATGCTCATGATCGTCGCCACTGTGGTCGTCGTCGCTGTGGTTCTCCCGTAGGAGCTCGTCGAACGACAACTGAACGGGGATCGCCGATTCGACGGAAAGGTCGTCCCGACGGTCGAACAGCAGCAGCGGATCCACTCGACCGAACGCGACAGGGACGACGGGGACGTCCCCCACGATGGACCGCACGGTGGACACGACCGCGGAGCGGCCGGACTCCGAGACCGCATCCGACTTGTTCAACACCACCAGATCTGCCAACTGCAGATGCTGGTCGATCTCGGGATGCAGTACGCGGGTCTGCGGAAATTCCACCGCGTCGACCACCCCTACGAGCCCGCCGTAGACGATGAACTCGTTCTCGCTGCCTCGGACCATTCGGATCAGATTGCGAGGTTCGGCGAGGCCACTGGCTTCCACCACGATGACATCGATCGCCGAACGGCGATGCGCGAGGGCGTCGAACATCGCGTCCATGTCGCTGATGTCCACCGCGCAACAGATGCATCCGTTGCCGAGGGAGACCATCGAGTCGACCTGTCCCGCCACGAGCATGGAGTCGACGTTGATCGCTCCGAAATCGTTGACCACGACGCCGATTCGGATCCCCGCATCGTTACGCAACAGGTGATTGAGCAGAGTCGTCTTGCCCGCGCCGAGGAAGCCCGCGACTATCACCACCGGAATTTTTCGACGCGTCACGGCGTCCGAGACTACCGGGCAGCGAGAATCTGTTTCAGCAGGCCTTGCGCGAAAGTGGACACACTGCCGACGTTCTCCGGGGTCGCGAGCCCCTTCAAACCGTCCACTCCGAACGTCTCGATGTACGGCGAGACGCTTTCGAGCAATCGCGAGAGCGCGCTACGGCCCTCCACAGCGGTCTTCGTTCCGGTGGTCGAGGACGTGCTGGGCGCAGCGGTGTCGGTCGTCTTCGCAGCAGGGGCGGCTGCAGTCGTCGTCGGGGCGGTCGCATTCTCCGCGGCCGGGGTGGACGGAGTCTCGGCACCGAGCAAATAGTCGATCACTCCGGTCGAAATTGCGATCGCGTGCTTCAACTGACCGTCCGAGCTCTCGAGAAGGGCCGCGTCGTCGGGGTTGGATCCGTTGCCCATTTCGACGAACACCAGAGGGACAGTGGTCAATGCCGGCCCGGCCACATCCGAGCGCTCCTGGATTCCCTCGTCCACGCCTGCGTAGTTCGCCGGGGCGAAGCCGGCCCGAACGTACGAGTCTCGCATCAGCTTCGACGCCGAACGTCCTCCTTCGGACTGGGCTGCGTCGGCCGCTGCGTTCGGAATCGGCAACGTGGGCACTATCAGATGAAATCCGTGCTTACCGGTATCGGTTGCCGTGCTCGTGGAGTCCGCGTGAATACTCACCGCGACGTCGGCTCCGGACTCGCTCGCTGCACGCGCCCTGTCGTCGACGCATCCGCCCCACCCCGAGTCGTCGGCACGGCTCGTCTTCACCGTGGCACCCAGGCTCTCCAGACTGGACCGAACGAGTTCGCTGACTTTCCAGTTGATCGTGTGTTCGGGCACGCCGTCCACGGTGGTCATTCCGGTGGTCTGGCAATCCTTCGTCCCGCCGCGTCCGTCGTCCACCTGACGCTGCAGGTTCTCCGAATGTGCCGTGCCCTGGTGACCCGGGTCGAGGAAAACCGTCTTACCCGACAACTCGCTACCGGTAGTCGACGGTGACGGGGTGGACGGGGCAGCCATGGCAGGAGCGGCGACGATCACACCCGCACCGAGCATTCCCGCGCATATCAGAGCCGCTGTTGCCGACCTGGTGATTCGTGCAGATTTCATATGCTCTCGAGCGCACCGGAGTGACTGGTGGCGCTACTCCCCTCTCGGCCCCTCGGTTGCGCTGATCGGAGCGAGTCGCCGACACCACGGGACACACACGAAACAGCAGACACTTGCGCCTCAAGTGAACCAGATGTCGTCATCGACGCGCCTCGGATGATCTTTCGTTAGTGAAATGAGTGCGTTCCGTAATCGATCCGTTGCGAACGCGTCGCCACGTCGTACATCGATACGGCGGCTCCCCCACTCGAACCACCACGAACCGACTCGGGGATGGAAAAGCGCCTACGAACCGGCCAGTCTGTCTTTGATTTCGATAAGGACCGACGTCGTATCGGGACAATGTTCTCGCATATACCTCTGCGTTTCGGCGACCGCCCGATCCGATTCCCGACAATTCTGCGAATCGCGTAACAATTCCCCGGCCCGCGTGGATAAGCACATTGTTCGGCCGTATAGTCGTCTCAGTTCGATCTGGACATCCCCGCATCATCCCCTGCACCATTGGAGAGCTTCAGCATGGCCAGAAAAGTCTATGTGCAATTGGTCGACGACATCGACGAAAAACCGATCGAATCCGGTGGCGAACACATAACCTATTCGGTCAACGGGGTCAGCTACGAAATCGACCTGAGTGACAAGAACGCCAAGGAATTTCATCGCAAGCTCGACTATTACATCGAACACTCCACCAAGGTCGGTGGAAAGCGGACGAAGAAGTCGAGTGCCTCTGCAACCGGTGCGAAGCGCGACGCCAATCAGACCAAAGCCATCCGAGAATGGGCCAAGGCGAACGGCCACAATATCTCCGCGCGAGGCAGAATTCCCGCCGAGGTCGAGCAGGCCTTCGACGCAGCCCACTAGTCACCGCTGACCTACAGCACCGAAACAAGAAAAAGCGCCGCTCTAGAGCGGCGCTTTTTCGTTTCCTGAACAGACTATCTCGGTGGAGCTAAGGGGACTCGAACCCCTGACCCCCACACTGCCAGTGTGGTGCGCTACCAGCTGCGCCATAGCCCCGAGTTACTGCGTGCGACCGCTCATGCGGTTGCTCGAACGAAGTTACACCATCGGTCGCAACAGCAACAAATCACCTGGTCCGGCCGGTACCGAGAACTCGACCACCGGCCGCACCCACGGGAGTGGATCAGTTGATCGAGGCCAGCCATTCCGAGTCACCGAGCGCGTCGACAACCTGTCCGTCGACCAGTACCCCCGGCGTCCCGCGCGCTCCCGACGCCGCCAGAGCGTCGCGTCCGGTGTTAGCGTCCGCCACCGCGGCATCTCGTTCGGTTCCGCTGGCAATGCACTCCGTTGCCAGCTCGCTCGCTCCGGAGGAACGAGCGAGCTCCGCTAGTTCCGCATCGGTTCTGTCCGAGTCCGCGCCTTCGACCGGGCGGAATTCGGAGTCGAACAACCCGCCGTGAAAAGCGGAGTAGACCCGGGCGTTCTCCGTCGCTGCCACACAGTGGGACGCCGCGACGGCACGCGTCGAATAGTCACCCGAGGCCGACGACGGATCGAGAAAATTGACCAGGTGGTAATTCACCGAGACAACGCCATCGTCGATTTTCTGAGCCAACTCCTGGCCGTGCTTCTCTTCGAGATCGCCGCAGAACGGGCACATCGGATCCTCGTAGACATCGATCACACGCTGCGCTCCCGGACGCGCCAGCTGCACCACGCCGTCACCTGGCAACGACAATTCGACCTCGGGATTCTTCACGGTTCCGTAGCCGTCGTTGCGTGGGGCGTCGCTTCCGCTCTGCCACATGATCGCAACCACGACGACTATCACCACCACCAAGAATGCGATACCGCCCAATACATAGGTCACTGTGTTGGACGTCGCCTGTGGCGTGTGTTTC
The nucleotide sequence above comes from Rhodococcoides fascians A25f. Encoded proteins:
- a CDS encoding N-acetylmuramoyl-L-alanine amidase; its protein translation is MKSARITRSATAALICAGMLGAGVIVAAPAMAAPSTPSPSTTGSELSGKTVFLDPGHQGTAHSENLQRQVDDGRGGTKDCQTTGMTTVDGVPEHTINWKVSELVRSSLESLGATVKTSRADDSGWGGCVDDRARAASESGADVAVSIHADSTSTATDTGKHGFHLIVPTLPIPNAAADAAQSEGGRSASKLMRDSYVRAGFAPANYAGVDEGIQERSDVAGPALTTVPLVFVEMGNGSNPDDAALLESSDGQLKHAIAISTGVIDYLLGAETPSTPAAENATAPTTTAAAPAAKTTDTAAPSTSSTTGTKTAVEGRSALSRLLESVSPYIETFGVDGLKGLATPENVGSVSTFAQGLLKQILAAR
- a CDS encoding histone-like nucleoid-structuring protein Lsr2 → MARKVYVQLVDDIDEKPIESGGEHITYSVNGVSYEIDLSDKNAKEFHRKLDYYIEHSTKVGGKRTKKSSASATGAKRDANQTKAIREWAKANGHNISARGRIPAEVEQAFDAAH
- a CDS encoding DsbA family protein gives rise to the protein MSQKKTSSTKHTPQATSNTVTYVLGGIAFLVVVIVVVVAIMWQSGSDAPRNDGYGTVKNPEVELSLPGDGVVQLARPGAQRVIDVYEDPMCPFCGDLEEKHGQELAQKIDDGVVSVNYHLVNFLDPSSASGDYSTRAVAASHCVAATENARVYSAFHGGLFDSEFRPVEGADSDRTDAELAELARSSGASELATECIASGTERDAAVADANTGRDALAASGARGTPGVLVDGQVVDALGDSEWLASIN